The following coding sequences are from one Triticum dicoccoides isolate Atlit2015 ecotype Zavitan chromosome 4A, WEW_v2.0, whole genome shotgun sequence window:
- the LOC119285747 gene encoding CDK5RAP1-like protein — protein sequence MAAPLAPLTAARLGRGLGLLASVRYYSAIAVPLSVSAPRRWLPAPPPRHVSSSVRRLAATAVSEPQTDSESGTATVRKGRIYHETYGCQMNVSDMEIVLSIMKKEGYNDIVPDPESAEIIFINTCAIRDNAEQKVWQRLNYFWFLKRQWKANVAGGRSKSLRPPKIAVLGCMAERLKEKILDSDKMVDVVCGPDAYRDLPRLLQEVDYGQKGINTLLSLEETYADITPVRISDNSVTAFVSIMRGCNNMCSFCIVPFTRGRERSRPVSSVVREVGELWDAGVKEVMLLGQNVNSYNDTSEVEELEPGKNWQLSEGFSSRCKVKNMGLRFADLLDQLSLEYPEMRFRFTSPHPKDFPDELLYLMRDRHNICKLIHLPAQSGSTEVLERMKRGYTREAYLELVQKIRNVIPDVGLSSDFISGFCGETEDGHADTLSLVRDVGYDMAYMFAYSMREKTHAHRNYEDDVPNDVKQRRLAELINTFRETTRKIYDSQIGTTQVVLVEGPNKRAPETELFGKTDRGHRVSFTSLPVPHTSEGDGARKPVVGDFVEVKILRSSTASLFGEPIARTSLGMYCKNHASEAHAGA from the exons CTCCGTACGCTACTACAGCGCTATCGCTGTTCCACTTTCCGTCTCCGCCCCACGGCGCTGGCTCCCGGCCCCGCCCCCTCGCCACGTCAGCAGCTCTGTCCGCCGCCTGGCCGCCACGGCCGTCTCTGAGCCCCAGACGGA TTCAGAGTCTGGTACAGCGACAGTAAGGAAGGGGCGAATCTACCATGAAACGTACGGGTGCCAGATGAATGTAAGCGATATGGAGATTGTGCTGTCTATCATGAAAAAAGAAGGGTACAATGACATTGTTCCTGACCCTGAGAGCGCAGAGATAATATTTATCAACACCTGTGCAATTCGTGACAATGCAGAGCAGAAAGTTTGGCAGCGGCTCAACTACTTTTGGTTCCTGAAAAGGCAATGGAAAGCTAATGTTGCTGGAGGGAGATCGAAGTCTCTGCGTCCTCCTAAGATTGCTGTTCTCGGGTGCATGGCAGAGCGACTGAAGGAGAAAATACTCGACTCTGATAAGATGGTTGATGTTGTATGTGGTCCAGATGCATACAGGGACTTGCCTAGGTTGCTGCAGGAAGTCGACTATGGGCAGAAGGGTATCAACACACTCCTCTCACTGGAGGAGACTTATGCTGACATCACCCCAGTTAGGATTTCCGACAATTCGGTTACGGCGTTCGTGTCAATTATGAGGGGTTGTAACAATATGTGCTCGTTTTGCATTGTTCCCTTCACTAGAGGCAGGGAGAGGTCACGCCCAGTATCTTCTGTTGTCCGAGAAGTTGGTGAGCTATGGGATGCTGGCGTAAAAGAAGTAATGCTTCTTGGTCAGAATGTAAACAGTTATAATGATACTTCAGAAGTTGAGGAGTTGGAGCCTGGTAAAAACTGGCAGCTCAGCGAAGGATTTTCCAGTAGGTGCAAAGTGAAGAATATGGGGTTGCGTTTTGCCGATCTCCTGGATCAGTTGTCTCTGGAATACCCTGAGATGCGATTCAGGTTTACCTCTCCACAtccaaaggattttcctgatgagcTGCTATATTTGATGCGGGATAGGCACAACATTTGCAAACTTATTCACTTGCCTGCACAATCAGGCAGCACAGAGGTGCTGGAACGAATGAAACGGGGTTATACTCGAGAAGCATATTTGGAGCTTGTGCAGAAAATCCGTAATGTCATTCCAGATGTTGGGCTAAGCAGTGATTTCATAAGTG GCTTTTGTGGAGAGACAGAAGATGGCCATGCTGACACTCTTAGCCTTGTAAGGGATGTTGGATATGATATGGCTTACATGTTTGCATATAGCATGAGAGAGAAGACCCATGCTCATCGGAATTATGAGGATGATGTCCCCAATGATGTTAAGCAGAGGAGACTTGCAGAACTGATCAACACCTTCCGTGAGACCACAAGAAAGATCTACGATTCTCAGATTGGTACCACACAAGTAGTTCTAGTCGAGGGACCCAATAAGCGAGCTCCTGAAACAGAGCTGTTTGGGAAAACTGACCGGGGGCACAGGGTATCGTTTACTAGTCTCCCTGTACCACATACATCTGAAGGTGATGGAGCTCGTAAGCCAGTGGTTGGTGACTTTGTTGAGGTAAAAATTCTCAGGTCGTCGACAGCATCGTTATTTGGAGAGCCAATTGCACGCACAAGCTTGGGCATGTACTGCAAGAATCATGCATCTGAAGCACATGCTGGTGCATAA